A single region of the Sphingomonas sp. LY29 genome encodes:
- a CDS encoding MlaD family protein: METRSNHVLVGTVTLALLAGLLIFIVWLAGLSNKATKCFDIYFSQGVGGLNRGSPVNFQGVPVGQIEKISLLPDRPEFVWVRVEVDGETPILQGTTAQIRGVGFTGVSEIALEGAVKGARPLVQLGPQGCPVIPASSGGLGALLNSAPELIDRIQRLTERLTELLSDKNQNAVSDILENVDETTRVLAERAPDLADAIGDARIAARQAGIAAARVGALADSTNRLVENEATPAAQDLRKAIGSVQRAADNLDAVVADARPGIQNLTKSTLPEANKLVRDLRDLSDSLSQFSDRLNNDGALGVLGPEKLPDYKPGKTK, encoded by the coding sequence ATGGAAACGCGTTCGAACCATGTGCTCGTCGGCACAGTCACCCTCGCCCTGCTCGCTGGGCTGCTCATCTTCATCGTCTGGCTCGCCGGTCTGTCGAACAAGGCGACCAAATGCTTCGACATTTATTTCAGCCAGGGCGTCGGCGGCCTCAATCGCGGCTCGCCGGTCAATTTCCAAGGCGTTCCGGTCGGTCAGATCGAAAAGATCAGCCTGCTTCCAGATCGCCCTGAGTTCGTGTGGGTCCGGGTCGAGGTCGATGGCGAAACCCCGATCCTCCAAGGCACCACCGCGCAGATCCGCGGCGTCGGCTTCACCGGCGTCAGCGAAATCGCGCTCGAGGGCGCGGTAAAGGGCGCTCGCCCTTTGGTCCAGTTGGGGCCGCAGGGCTGTCCGGTCATCCCGGCAAGCTCGGGCGGGCTCGGCGCGCTGCTTAACTCGGCGCCTGAACTGATCGACCGCATCCAGCGCCTGACCGAGCGCCTGACCGAATTGCTCAGCGACAAGAACCAGAATGCGGTCAGCGACATCCTCGAGAATGTCGACGAGACCACCCGCGTCCTCGCCGAGCGCGCCCCCGATCTTGCCGACGCCATCGGCGACGCACGCATCGCCGCGCGCCAGGCCGGGATTGCCGCCGCCCGCGTCGGCGCGCTCGCCGACAGCACCAATCGCCTCGTCGAAAATGAAGCAACCCCCGCCGCGCAGGATCTCCGCAAGGCGATCGGTTCGGTTCAGCGGGCCGCCGACAATCTCGACGCCGTAGTCGCCGATGCGCGCCCCGGCATCCAGAATCTGACCAAGTCGACGCTGCCCGAAGCGAACAAGCTGGTCCGCGACCTCCGCGACCTGTCGGACTCGCTCAGCCAATTCTCCGATCGCCTGAACAACGACGGTGCGCTGGGTGTGCTCGGCCCCGAAAAGCTCCCCGACTATAAGCCCGGAAAGACCAAATGA
- a CDS encoding ABC-type transport auxiliary lipoprotein family protein, producing MRTPRLALVGLTALSLAACFGGKKVPPTLLTLTSAAPAPAAITRSATPGEAITIDVPVIPKEISTTRVPALVGPTAVAYIENLQWVETPDRLFQDLVQETVMRTTSRVVLDPRQASLDPGLKLTGNLTRFGYDTATQSVVVRYDGALSRDGGTRVETRRFEASVPADGTALTVGPALNAAANQVASQIASWVAN from the coding sequence ATGCGTACACCTCGCCTGGCTCTTGTCGGACTGACCGCGCTTTCGCTCGCCGCCTGCTTCGGCGGCAAGAAGGTCCCGCCGACGCTGCTGACGCTGACCAGTGCCGCGCCGGCGCCTGCGGCGATCACCCGCTCGGCCACGCCGGGCGAGGCGATCACGATCGATGTCCCGGTGATCCCCAAGGAAATCTCGACCACGCGCGTTCCCGCGCTCGTCGGGCCGACCGCGGTCGCCTACATTGAAAACCTGCAGTGGGTCGAAACGCCCGACCGCCTGTTCCAGGACCTCGTCCAGGAAACGGTGATGCGGACGACCAGCCGCGTTGTGCTCGATCCGCGCCAGGCTTCGCTCGATCCGGGGCTGAAGCTGACCGGCAACCTCACCCGCTTCGGCTATGACACCGCCACCCAGTCGGTGGTCGTGCGCTATGACGGCGCGCTGTCGCGCGATGGTGGCACCCGCGTCGAAACGCGCCGGTTCGAAGCCAGCGTTCCCGCCGACGGCACCGCGCTCACGGTCGGGCCGGCGCTCAACGCCGCCGCCAACCAGGTCGCGTCGCAGATCGCGAGCTGGGTCGCCAACTGA
- the pepN gene encoding aminopeptidase N: MDARLNPEAPPSPEHVAIHRKDYRPPDWWVPDVALDFALDGEKSRVRSTLTVTRNGKHDRPLRLAGDELTPLRVTVDGGEARWRMDGDMLVIDIAGDSATIETEVELNPSANTHLMGLYASGGNLCTQCESEGFRRIAFHPDRPDVLSRYRVRMSADKARYPVLLANGNLVESGEGEGGTHWAVWEDPFPKPSYLFALVAADLAANRDTFVTLSGRTVDLAIYVRPDDLPRTAHAMASLKAAMTWDEEVYGREYDLGQFNIVAVDDFNFGAMENKGLNIFNSRYVLADQDSATDGDFDNVAGVVAHEYFHNWSGDRVTCRDWFQLSLKEGFTVFRDQCFSADMGSEAVKRIDDVRLLRAAQFPEDSGPLAHPIRPESYVEITNFYTATVYNKGAEVIRMMRTILGDEAFRRGSDLYFDRHDGTAATCEDFVKAMEDASGVDLGQFRLWYSQAGTPKVTARIDHDAAAGKAVLHLTQAIPDTPGQSGKSPMVLPLRVGLIGADSREAIGEERLVLLDTAEASVEFDATERPMLSINRGFSAPVILDVAREAGDLERLAAVDPDPFARYEAVQELMMRVLVAGAQGQPVDPAPVIEAVRGTLASNALDPAFKGEALSLPSESLIGDRMEQVDPDAIHASRRALAHAIGAALASELKDAQAARADGADLSPTAKGVRRLRSVALGLIAAGNPADGAALAKAQYDAATTMTERQGALAVLASLDAPERAAAFDDFYARYADNTLVLDKWFALQAGMAQREDTLDVVEALAKHPDFTLRNPNRWRALVANFAANQWVFHHASGRGYRFLADRIIEIDSANPQVAARQVPALGRWRRMEPGRAPLMRAELERIVATPGLSKDTFEQASKSLG, from the coding sequence ATGGACGCCCGCCTTAATCCCGAAGCTCCGCCCTCGCCGGAGCATGTCGCCATCCACCGCAAGGACTATCGCCCGCCCGATTGGTGGGTGCCCGACGTCGCGCTCGACTTCGCGCTCGATGGCGAAAAGTCCCGCGTCCGTTCGACGCTGACCGTCACGCGCAATGGCAAGCATGACCGGCCGCTGCGGCTGGCGGGCGATGAGCTGACCCCGCTCCGCGTTACTGTCGACGGCGGCGAGGCGCGCTGGCGGATGGACGGTGACATGCTGGTGATCGACATCGCCGGCGACAGCGCGACGATCGAGACCGAGGTCGAGCTCAACCCGTCCGCGAACACGCATTTGATGGGGCTCTACGCCTCGGGCGGGAATCTCTGCACCCAGTGCGAAAGCGAGGGCTTCCGCCGCATCGCCTTCCATCCCGACCGCCCCGACGTGCTGTCGCGCTATCGCGTGCGGATGAGCGCCGACAAGGCGCGCTATCCGGTGCTGCTCGCCAATGGCAACCTGGTCGAATCCGGCGAGGGCGAAGGCGGCACGCACTGGGCGGTGTGGGAAGATCCCTTCCCCAAGCCGAGCTATCTGTTCGCGCTGGTCGCTGCCGACCTCGCCGCCAACCGCGACACCTTCGTCACGTTGAGCGGGCGCACCGTCGACCTTGCCATCTACGTCCGTCCCGACGACCTGCCGCGCACCGCCCATGCGATGGCCAGCCTGAAGGCGGCGATGACGTGGGATGAAGAGGTCTATGGCCGCGAGTATGACCTGGGTCAGTTCAACATCGTCGCGGTCGACGATTTCAACTTCGGCGCGATGGAGAACAAGGGCCTCAACATCTTCAATTCGCGCTACGTACTGGCTGACCAGGACAGCGCGACCGACGGTGATTTCGACAATGTCGCGGGCGTCGTCGCCCACGAATATTTCCACAATTGGTCGGGCGATCGCGTCACCTGCCGCGACTGGTTCCAGCTCAGCCTGAAAGAAGGCTTCACCGTCTTCCGCGACCAGTGCTTTTCGGCCGACATGGGGTCGGAAGCGGTCAAGCGGATCGACGACGTCCGCCTGCTCCGCGCCGCGCAATTCCCAGAGGACAGCGGGCCGCTGGCGCATCCGATCCGGCCCGAATCCTACGTCGAGATCACCAATTTCTACACCGCGACCGTCTACAACAAGGGCGCCGAGGTGATCCGCATGATGCGCACCATCCTTGGCGACGAGGCGTTCCGGCGCGGCAGCGACCTTTACTTCGACCGTCACGACGGCACCGCCGCGACGTGCGAGGATTTCGTAAAGGCGATGGAGGATGCCAGCGGCGTCGACCTCGGCCAGTTCCGCTTGTGGTACAGCCAGGCGGGAACCCCGAAGGTCACCGCGCGGATCGACCATGACGCGGCGGCGGGCAAGGCGGTGCTTCACCTGACGCAGGCGATCCCCGACACCCCCGGGCAGTCCGGCAAGTCGCCGATGGTGCTCCCGCTGCGCGTTGGCTTGATCGGCGCGGACAGCCGCGAGGCGATCGGCGAGGAGCGACTGGTGTTGCTCGACACCGCCGAAGCATCGGTCGAGTTCGACGCGACCGAGCGGCCGATGCTGTCGATCAACCGCGGCTTCTCCGCCCCCGTCATCCTCGATGTCGCGCGTGAAGCGGGCGATCTCGAGCGGCTGGCGGCGGTCGATCCCGACCCGTTCGCTCGCTACGAAGCGGTGCAGGAATTGATGATGCGCGTGCTTGTCGCGGGCGCGCAGGGACAGCCGGTCGACCCGGCGCCGGTGATCGAGGCGGTGCGCGGCACCCTCGCCTCCAACGCGCTCGATCCGGCGTTCAAGGGCGAGGCGCTGTCACTGCCGAGCGAGAGCCTGATCGGCGACCGCATGGAGCAGGTCGACCCCGACGCGATCCACGCCAGCCGCCGGGCGCTCGCCCACGCGATCGGCGCCGCCTTGGCCAGCGAACTCAAGGACGCTCAGGCTGCCCGTGCCGATGGCGCCGACCTTTCGCCGACGGCCAAGGGCGTTCGCCGCCTGCGCAGCGTCGCGCTCGGCCTGATCGCCGCCGGCAACCCCGCCGACGGCGCGGCGCTGGCGAAGGCGCAGTATGACGCGGCGACGACGATGACCGAGCGGCAAGGCGCGCTCGCGGTCCTCGCCAGCCTCGACGCGCCCGAGCGGGCGGCGGCGTTCGACGACTTCTATGCGCGCTATGCCGACAACACGCTGGTGCTCGACAAGTGGTTCGCGCTGCAGGCGGGCATGGCGCAGCGCGAGGATACGCTCGACGTGGTCGAGGCGCTGGCGAAGCATCCCGACTTTACCCTGCGCAACCCCAACCGCTGGCGCGCGCTGGTGGCGAACTTTGCCGCCAACCAGTGGGTGTTCCACCATGCGTCGGGTCGCGGCTATCGCTTTCTCGCCGACCGCATCATCGAGATCGATTCCGCCAACCCGCAGGTTGCCGCGCGGCAAGTGCCCGCGCTCGGCCGCTGGCGGCGGATGGAGCCGGGTCGCGCCCCGCTGATGCGGGCCGAGCTGGAGCGGATCGTGGCGACACCGGGCCTGTCGAAGGACACGTTCGAGCAGGCGTCGAAGAGCCTCGGCTGA
- a CDS encoding excalibur calcium-binding domain-containing protein, translating to MDAKAILINAVILGGVGGLAWASIPPAMFMSDEEAQRIETSVHYSGCYEVRALGKAPIRAGEPGYRETMDGDGDGVACEPIR from the coding sequence ATGGATGCGAAGGCGATACTGATCAATGCGGTAATTTTAGGCGGCGTGGGAGGTCTTGCGTGGGCTTCAATTCCGCCGGCGATGTTCATGAGCGATGAAGAAGCGCAGAGAATAGAAACTTCAGTTCATTACAGCGGTTGCTATGAAGTTCGCGCCCTCGGGAAAGCGCCTATCAGAGCTGGCGAGCCAGGCTATCGCGAGACAATGGATGGTGACGGCGATGGTGTGGCCTGTGAACCTATTCGTTGA
- a CDS encoding ribonucleotide-diphosphate reductase subunit beta — translation MGLLEARKQYKPFEYPWAFDFWKRQQQIHWMPEEVPLGEDCRDWAQKLSDHERNLLTQIFRFFTQADVEVQDCYHEKYGRVFKPTEIKMMLAAFSNMETVHIAAYSHLLDTIGMPESEYGMFLQYKEMKDKHDYLNTFGVDTDEDIAKTLAMFGGFTEGLQLFASFAMLMNFPRFNKMKGMGQIVSWSVRDESLHCEGIIRLYHAFVKERDCLTANVKDEIMDQCFKTVRLEDAFIDLAFEHGPVEGMTADDIKAYIRYIADWRLGQLHLPPIYRIKEHPLPWLAPLLNGVEHANFFETRATEYSKAATRGDWNDVWNRFDVRQKAKASNDVAAEGAGEGEGDMFSRAGVAAE, via the coding sequence ATGGGCCTTTTAGAAGCACGCAAGCAGTACAAGCCGTTCGAATACCCGTGGGCGTTCGACTTCTGGAAGCGGCAGCAGCAGATCCACTGGATGCCCGAGGAAGTGCCGCTGGGCGAGGATTGCCGCGACTGGGCGCAGAAGCTCAGCGACCATGAGCGCAACCTGCTGACGCAGATCTTCCGCTTCTTCACGCAGGCCGACGTCGAGGTGCAAGATTGCTACCACGAGAAGTACGGCCGCGTGTTCAAGCCGACCGAGATCAAGATGATGCTCGCCGCCTTCTCCAACATGGAGACGGTGCACATCGCCGCCTACAGCCACCTGCTCGACACCATCGGCATGCCCGAGAGCGAGTATGGCATGTTCCTTCAGTATAAGGAGATGAAGGACAAGCACGACTATCTGAACACCTTCGGCGTCGACACCGACGAGGACATCGCCAAGACGCTGGCGATGTTCGGCGGCTTCACCGAGGGGCTGCAGCTGTTCGCCAGCTTCGCGATGCTGATGAACTTCCCGCGCTTCAACAAGATGAAGGGCATGGGGCAGATCGTCAGCTGGTCGGTCCGCGACGAAAGCCTCCACTGCGAAGGCATCATCCGCCTCTATCACGCCTTCGTGAAGGAGCGCGATTGCCTGACCGCCAACGTCAAGGACGAGATCATGGACCAGTGCTTCAAGACCGTCCGTCTTGAAGACGCGTTCATCGACCTGGCGTTCGAGCACGGCCCGGTCGAAGGCATGACCGCCGACGATATCAAGGCGTACATCCGCTACATCGCCGACTGGCGCCTGGGCCAGCTGCACCTGCCGCCGATCTATCGGATCAAGGAGCACCCGCTCCCCTGGCTCGCCCCGCTGCTCAATGGTGTCGAGCACGCCAACTTCTTCGAAACCCGCGCGACGGAATATTCGAAGGCGGCCACCCGCGGCGACTGGAACGATGTCTGGAACCGCTTCGACGTCCGCCAGAAGGCCAAGGCGAGCAACGACGTTGCCGCCGAAGGTGCCGGTGAGGGCGAGGGGGACATGTTCAGCCGGGCTGGCGTGGCGGCGGAGTAG
- a CDS encoding ribonucleoside-diphosphate reductase subunit alpha: MDFASSSDVGADDVLVTDAAPKRDSKTIDARAFDVVTDSTRDALLTEFGKDTLRDRYLLPGESYQDLFARVASAYADDQDHAQRVYDYISKLWFMPATPVLSNGGTGRGLPISCYLNSVSDSLNGIVDTWNENVWLASKGGGIGTYWGAVRGIGEPVGLNGKTSGIIPFVRVMDSLTLAISQGSLRRGSAAVYLDISHPEIEEFLEIRKPSGDFNRKALNLHHGVLITDDFMDAVRSGEDFILRSPKDGSERGKVHARSLFQKLVETRLATGEPYIVFADTVNKNMPKHHRDLGLKVSTSNLCSEITLPTGKDHLGADRTAVCCLSSLNLETWDEWNGDKQFIEDVMRFLDNVLSDYIARAPDEMARAKYSCERERSVGLGVMGFHSFLQARGLPFEGAMAKSLNLKIFKHVRAQVDQASMMLAQERGPCPDAADMGVMERFSCKMAIAPTASISIICGGTSACIEPIPANIYTHKTLSGSFSIRNPYLEKLLTEKHKNSDAVWNSILEQGGSVAHLDFLTSEEKDTYKTSFEIDQRWLLELAGDRTPYIDQAQSLNLFIPADVDKWDLMMLHFRAWELGIKSLYYLRSKSVQRAGFAGGVEADNTAEPAKYQLPTTDYDECLACQ, from the coding sequence ATGGATTTTGCAAGCTCGAGCGATGTCGGCGCGGACGATGTGCTGGTCACCGATGCGGCGCCCAAGCGCGACAGCAAGACGATCGACGCTCGCGCGTTCGACGTCGTCACCGATTCGACCCGCGACGCCCTGCTGACCGAGTTCGGCAAGGACACGCTTCGCGACCGTTATCTGCTTCCGGGCGAATCCTACCAGGACCTGTTTGCGCGCGTCGCGTCGGCCTACGCCGACGACCAGGACCATGCGCAGCGCGTCTATGACTATATCTCCAAGCTGTGGTTCATGCCCGCGACCCCGGTCCTGTCGAACGGCGGCACCGGCCGCGGCCTGCCGATCAGCTGCTACCTCAACTCGGTCAGTGACAGCCTCAACGGCATCGTCGACACGTGGAACGAGAATGTCTGGCTGGCGTCGAAGGGCGGCGGCATCGGCACTTATTGGGGCGCGGTGCGCGGCATCGGCGAGCCGGTCGGCCTGAACGGCAAGACCAGCGGGATCATCCCATTCGTCCGCGTGATGGACAGCCTGACGCTGGCGATCAGCCAGGGCTCGCTGCGCCGTGGGTCGGCCGCGGTCTATCTCGACATCTCGCACCCCGAGATCGAGGAGTTCCTGGAGATCCGCAAGCCGTCGGGCGACTTCAACCGCAAGGCGCTCAACCTGCACCACGGCGTCCTGATCACCGACGACTTCATGGACGCGGTCCGCTCGGGCGAGGACTTCATCCTTCGCTCGCCCAAGGACGGCAGCGAGCGCGGCAAGGTCCACGCCCGCTCGCTGTTCCAGAAGCTGGTCGAAACCCGCCTCGCCACCGGCGAGCCGTACATCGTGTTCGCCGACACGGTGAACAAGAACATGCCAAAGCATCATCGCGACCTTGGCCTCAAGGTGTCGACGTCGAACCTGTGCAGCGAAATCACGCTTCCGACCGGCAAGGACCACCTTGGCGCCGATCGTACCGCGGTGTGCTGCCTCTCCAGCCTCAACCTGGAAACCTGGGACGAGTGGAACGGCGACAAGCAGTTCATCGAGGACGTGATGCGCTTCCTCGACAACGTCCTGTCCGACTATATCGCCCGCGCCCCCGACGAGATGGCACGCGCCAAGTACAGCTGCGAGCGCGAGCGCTCGGTCGGGCTTGGCGTGATGGGCTTCCACAGCTTCCTGCAGGCGCGCGGCCTTCCGTTCGAAGGCGCGATGGCGAAGTCGCTCAACCTGAAGATCTTCAAGCATGTCCGCGCGCAGGTCGACCAGGCATCGATGATGCTGGCGCAGGAGCGCGGACCGTGCCCCGACGCCGCCGACATGGGCGTGATGGAGCGCTTCAGCTGCAAGATGGCGATCGCGCCGACCGCGTCGATCAGCATCATCTGCGGCGGCACCAGCGCCTGCATCGAGCCGATCCCGGCGAACATCTACACCCACAAGACCCTGTCGGGCAGCTTCTCGATCCGCAATCCGTACCTGGAAAAGCTGCTGACCGAGAAGCACAAGAACAGTGACGCGGTGTGGAATTCGATCCTGGAGCAGGGCGGCAGCGTCGCCCACCTCGACTTCCTGACGTCGGAAGAAAAGGACACCTACAAGACCAGCTTCGAGATCGACCAGCGCTGGCTGCTCGAGCTTGCCGGCGACCGCACGCCTTATATCGACCAGGCGCAGTCGCTGAACCTGTTCATCCCCGCCGACGTCGACAAGTGGGACCTGATGATGCTGCACTTCCGCGCGTGGGAACTTGGCATCAAGTCGCTCTACTACTTGCGGTCGAAGAGCGTGCAGCGTGCTGGCTTCGCGGGCGGAGTCGAAGCCGACAACACCGCCGAGCCGGCCAAGTACCAGCTGCCAACGACCGACTATGACGAATGTCTGGCCTGCCAGTAA
- a CDS encoding glycosyltransferase family 87 protein, translating to MRERAIRNAAFVIAALFGGVILNVFWILLTDPKAVDFLAYWAAGKMVLGGAGADIYDIAAHRAVESLVVEPGLMPFPYPPPFALLVAPFGALPFGPSFIVWTVLTGAFYLFASRRWMAPSIALSQPGVLINGFIGQNAFLTSGLFMGGAALLDRRPFLAGAIIGLLVIKPQLALMLPVAMIAGRQWHAILGGATSAAVALLAGLLVLGLDGYTAFFALLAEHANFVATDRWPWAELASVYALVRSLGVGADAAWVAHGLVALGAATMVWLAWRGDHPGKVAILAAGTLLLPPYLLTYDCILLGLAVAWLIGDARRLGLGVVVFLLSLVHVGGVFRLYPPINGLPVAAMLAMGAIFWLGRRAERDDGAEASLPQTPSTV from the coding sequence TTGCGGGAACGGGCGATTCGAAATGCCGCATTCGTCATCGCGGCGCTGTTCGGCGGCGTCATCCTCAACGTCTTCTGGATCCTGCTGACCGACCCCAAGGCGGTCGATTTCCTCGCTTATTGGGCGGCGGGAAAGATGGTCCTGGGCGGCGCCGGAGCGGATATCTACGACATCGCGGCGCATCGCGCGGTCGAAAGCCTCGTCGTCGAGCCCGGGTTGATGCCCTTTCCCTATCCGCCGCCATTCGCGCTGCTGGTCGCACCGTTCGGGGCGCTGCCGTTCGGCCCGTCGTTCATCGTGTGGACGGTGCTGACGGGGGCGTTCTACTTATTCGCGTCGCGGCGGTGGATGGCTCCGTCGATCGCGCTCTCCCAGCCGGGCGTCCTCATCAACGGCTTTATCGGCCAGAATGCATTCCTGACTTCAGGCCTGTTCATGGGCGGGGCCGCGCTGCTCGATCGCCGGCCGTTCTTGGCCGGGGCGATCATCGGCCTACTGGTGATCAAGCCGCAACTGGCGCTGATGCTTCCCGTCGCGATGATCGCCGGCCGGCAGTGGCACGCGATCCTTGGCGGTGCGACCTCGGCCGCCGTGGCGCTGCTGGCCGGGCTGCTCGTGCTCGGTCTTGACGGTTACACCGCCTTCTTCGCGCTGCTCGCCGAGCACGCCAACTTCGTCGCGACCGACCGCTGGCCCTGGGCCGAACTGGCGAGCGTCTACGCACTGGTCCGGTCGCTCGGCGTGGGCGCGGACGCGGCGTGGGTCGCGCACGGCCTTGTCGCGCTGGGAGCTGCGACCATGGTCTGGCTGGCCTGGCGCGGCGACCATCCGGGCAAGGTCGCCATCCTCGCGGCGGGGACTCTGCTGCTGCCGCCCTACCTGCTGACCTACGATTGCATTCTCTTGGGATTGGCCGTGGCATGGCTGATCGGCGACGCGCGGCGTCTTGGCCTTGGCGTCGTCGTGTTCCTCTTGTCGCTGGTGCACGTCGGCGGTGTGTTCCGCCTCTATCCGCCGATCAACGGCCTGCCGGTCGCGGCGATGCTGGCGATGGGCGCGATCTTCTGGCTCGGCCGTCGCGCCGAACGGGACGACGGGGCCGAGGCATCGCTGCCCCAGACCCCGTCGACCGTCTGA
- a CDS encoding DUF3617 domain-containing protein — MRLIAITAMSVLAASCGSEAPPPPAPEKAAQLQAGEYEVTGEVLKLASLDKTTPGTAYKAKGEKTTRRACVAADGTIDPAMFVEKGDKCTVQNSYVRSGRISIQYGCTRSGKGAVQAGADGNYTADGFEALVTAASTFTGTGDYELQEKVTGKRVGACPAPAAG, encoded by the coding sequence ATGCGTCTTATCGCCATCACCGCCATGTCCGTCCTTGCCGCCTCGTGCGGAAGCGAGGCGCCGCCGCCACCCGCGCCCGAAAAGGCAGCGCAGCTTCAGGCCGGCGAATATGAAGTGACCGGCGAAGTGCTGAAGCTCGCGTCGCTCGACAAGACCACGCCGGGCACCGCCTACAAGGCCAAGGGCGAGAAGACGACGCGCCGCGCCTGCGTTGCCGCCGACGGCACGATCGACCCGGCGATGTTCGTCGAAAAGGGCGACAAGTGTACCGTCCAGAACAGCTACGTCCGCTCGGGCCGGATCTCGATCCAGTACGGCTGCACCCGGTCGGGCAAGGGCGCGGTCCAGGCGGGCGCCGACGGCAATTACACTGCCGACGGGTTCGAAGCGCTGGTCACCGCCGCCTCGACTTTCACCGGAACGGGCGATTACGAACTTCAGGAAAAGGTCACCGGCAAGCGCGTCGGCGCCTGCCCCGCCCCCGCCGCGGGCTAA